One Anopheles nili unplaced genomic scaffold, idAnoNiliSN_F5_01 U_low_cov_13, whole genome shotgun sequence genomic window carries:
- the LOC128730103 gene encoding uncharacterized protein LOC128730103, producing MSLKTTITNRNKKIHVPKQFCLSLNSQLFIIPNGNKYIYDLKELQEDKGECVPALLRGQHAACDFVANSTKFEIIHLDMMHILINSAVEFTIKTTCALKKRNLTGSFLLSYKSCKIFLNEEEISNNKTELHGSPLNLPIYGLNVTSVNNVLNPSLEHLYSIHVELRKEMHQIRLESKSFTWNGWSKPVICVYLIIRKQKRTVINIRGQPTSKTTSDQPQQEIQTDTIKPPTMMAVFRTEP from the coding sequence cctaaaaacaacaataacaaatagGAATAAGAAAATTCATGTACCTAAACAATTTTGCCTATCCCTAAACTCCCAACTCTTCATCATACCAAACGGCAACAAGTATATCtatgatttaaaagaattgcaAGAAGATAAAGGCGAATGTGTCCCAGCCCTTCTACGAGGACAGCATGCAGCATGTGATTTTGTAGCGAACTCAACAAAATTCGAAATTATCCATCTAGACATGATGCACATTCTTATCAACTCAGCCGTTgaatttacaataaaaaccacGTGCGCTCTAAAGAAGAGAAATCTGACAGGCTCGTTTCTCCTGTCATACAAATCTTGTAAAATATTCCTGAATGAGGAAGAGAtttcaaataacaaaacagaacTACATGGATCACCGCTGAATCTCCCTATCTATGGCTTAAACGTTACATCAGTAAACAACGTGCTAAACCCCAGTCTCGAACATCTTTATTCAATACATGTGGAACTTAGGAAAGAGATGCATCAAATTCGATTAGAATCGAAGAGCTTCACTTGGAACGGTTGGTCTAAACCAGTTATTTGTGTATACCTTATCatcagaaagcaaaaacgaacaGTCATAAACATCCGAGGACAGCCTACTTCTAAAACTACATCAGATCAACCCCAACAAGAAATCCAGACCGATACCATTAAACCGCCGACGATGATGGCAGTTTTTCGGACGGAGCCTTAA